A window from Mesorhizobium sp. WSM2240 encodes these proteins:
- a CDS encoding SDR family oxidoreductase, protein MALDGKTAIVTGGGGGIGFAITQRFLRDGCKVMVADIDQEKGEKAERDLAKLGEVQFVKTDIGKRLDIHNLVAATIDTFGDIDVLVNNAAIVHGADFLDLKEADFDRVLRVNLKGSFLAGQAVARYMVDKVKAGGAAGSIVNMSSVNAVFAIAEQLAYSVSKGGVNQLTKAMALSLAPYGIRVNAIGPGSILTDMLAATNADPASMKRLLSRTPLGRIGEPSEIAAIAAFLASEDASYITGQTIYADGGRLPLNYTVETPET, encoded by the coding sequence ATGGCGCTCGACGGCAAGACGGCGATCGTGACGGGCGGAGGCGGCGGCATCGGCTTCGCCATCACACAGCGTTTCCTGCGCGACGGCTGCAAGGTGATGGTGGCCGACATCGACCAGGAAAAGGGGGAGAAGGCCGAGCGCGATCTCGCCAAGCTCGGTGAGGTGCAGTTCGTCAAGACCGACATTGGCAAGCGGCTCGACATCCACAATCTCGTGGCGGCGACCATTGACACCTTTGGTGACATCGACGTCCTCGTCAACAACGCGGCGATCGTCCACGGCGCGGATTTTCTCGACCTAAAGGAGGCCGATTTCGACCGCGTGCTGCGTGTCAATCTGAAAGGCTCCTTCCTCGCCGGCCAGGCGGTCGCCCGCTACATGGTCGATAAGGTCAAGGCCGGCGGCGCGGCCGGATCGATCGTCAACATGTCCTCGGTCAATGCGGTCTTCGCCATTGCCGAGCAGCTCGCCTATTCGGTGTCGAAGGGCGGCGTGAACCAGCTCACCAAGGCCATGGCGCTGTCGCTGGCCCCTTATGGCATAAGGGTGAACGCGATCGGCCCGGGCTCGATACTGACCGACATGCTGGCCGCCACCAACGCCGATCCGGCGAGTATGAAGCGCCTGCTTTCGCGCACGCCGCTCGGCCGCATCGGCGAGCCGTCGGAGATCGCTGCCATCGCTGCTTTCCTTGCTTCGGAGGACGCCAGCTACATCACCGGGCAGACGATTTACGCCGATGGCGGGCGGCTGCCGCTGAACTACACGGTCGAAACACCGGAAACCTGA
- a CDS encoding amino acid ABC transporter substrate-binding protein — MNWFKSLIVAGAIQALAILPGHAGENLDAIKAAGVFRIGTEGTYAPFTYHDESGKLVGFDVEIGEEIAKRLGVEAQFLEGKWDGLIAGLDANRYDAVINQVGITEERKAKYDFSDPYIASKAALIVREDNTEIKDFADLSGKSAAQSLTSNYGKMAEQAGAELIGTDGFDQSIALVVQGRADATINDSLSFLDFKKKQPNAPVKIAATEDEAAYSGIIVRKGDPELVAAINDALKSMKADGTYQKIAEKYFGQDVSQ; from the coding sequence ATGAACTGGTTCAAATCGCTCATCGTTGCAGGCGCCATCCAGGCGCTCGCCATACTGCCCGGCCATGCGGGCGAGAATCTCGACGCCATCAAGGCCGCCGGCGTCTTCAGGATCGGCACCGAGGGCACCTACGCCCCTTTCACCTATCATGACGAGAGCGGCAAGCTGGTCGGCTTCGACGTTGAGATCGGCGAGGAGATCGCCAAGCGGCTCGGCGTGGAGGCCCAATTCCTCGAAGGCAAGTGGGACGGCCTTATCGCCGGCCTGGACGCCAACCGCTACGACGCCGTCATCAACCAGGTCGGCATCACCGAGGAGCGCAAGGCGAAATACGATTTTTCGGACCCCTACATCGCCTCCAAGGCCGCGCTGATCGTTCGCGAGGACAATACCGAGATCAAAGATTTCGCCGACCTTTCCGGCAAGAGCGCGGCGCAGTCGCTGACCAGCAATTACGGCAAGATGGCCGAGCAGGCTGGCGCCGAGCTCATCGGCACCGACGGCTTCGACCAGTCGATCGCGCTCGTGGTCCAGGGCCGCGCCGATGCCACCATCAACGACAGCCTGTCGTTCCTCGATTTCAAGAAGAAGCAGCCCAATGCCCCGGTCAAGATCGCCGCGACAGAGGACGAGGCCGCCTATTCCGGCATCATCGTCCGCAAGGGCGACCCGGAGCTCGTCGCCGCCATCAACGATGCGCTCAAGTCCATGAAGGCCGACGGCACCTACCAGAAGATAGCCGAAAAGTATTTCGGCCAGGACGTTTCGCAGTAA
- a CDS encoding VOC family protein, translating to MNAHVPAHAAVWFEIPVSDMERARAFYGAVLQNELSLNEDGPNPMGMFVARDQDSVAGHVYPGKPAAAGTGPTVHLSVAAPIEAAMERVTPNGGQVVSPVIEIPAGRFAYCLDPDGNSFGLFVQ from the coding sequence ATGAACGCCCATGTCCCTGCCCACGCCGCCGTCTGGTTCGAGATTCCGGTAAGCGACATGGAGCGAGCCCGCGCATTCTACGGCGCCGTTCTGCAGAACGAGCTTTCGCTGAACGAGGATGGCCCGAATCCGATGGGAATGTTCGTCGCCCGGGATCAGGATTCGGTCGCCGGCCATGTTTATCCCGGCAAGCCGGCGGCTGCCGGAACGGGCCCGACCGTCCATCTTTCGGTGGCTGCGCCCATCGAAGCCGCGATGGAGCGGGTCACTCCCAATGGCGGCCAGGTGGTTTCGCCGGTCATCGAGATTCCTGCCGGGCGGTTCGCCTATTGCCTCGACCCGGACGGCAACAGTTTTGGTTTGTTCGTTCAATAA
- a CDS encoding metalloregulator ArsR/SmtB family transcription factor, giving the protein MIPNDAFMAIADPNRRHLLEELRRGPKTVGQLASGLPVSRPAVSQHLKVLLDAGLVSARPDGARRVYAVSEHGFLKLNIWLDQFWQA; this is encoded by the coding sequence ATGATCCCGAACGATGCGTTCATGGCCATTGCGGATCCCAACCGGCGCCATCTCCTGGAGGAGTTGCGCCGCGGGCCCAAGACCGTCGGGCAATTGGCCTCTGGCCTGCCGGTTTCGCGGCCCGCCGTTTCCCAGCATCTGAAGGTTCTGCTCGATGCCGGGCTGGTCAGCGCGCGTCCGGACGGAGCGCGTCGCGTTTACGCGGTCAGCGAACACGGTTTTCTCAAGCTCAACATCTGGCTGGATCAGTTCTGGCAGGCTTGA
- a CDS encoding DJ-1/PfpI family protein: MPAAKTIGFIFVDGFADWEYGLLSASAVEWFGARAVSLSPGGSPRKSLSGFHLTPDRSLDIAENADLDAVAVVGSDQWATTSHPDPSPLLKAVAARAGVVGGICAGTLALARSGLFEGAKHTSNGRDWILHHEPGYAGAANYEDVPHAVADGRIVSAPGSAPGTFALAFLKALFPDQEGQLAEMKALFAKEFTGASARAS; encoded by the coding sequence ATGCCCGCAGCCAAGACCATCGGGTTCATCTTCGTCGACGGGTTCGCTGACTGGGAATACGGCCTTTTGTCGGCATCCGCGGTCGAGTGGTTTGGGGCGCGGGCCGTTTCGCTGTCGCCCGGCGGCTCGCCCAGGAAATCCCTGAGCGGCTTCCATCTGACGCCGGACCGCAGCCTGGATATCGCGGAAAACGCCGATCTGGACGCCGTAGCCGTTGTCGGGTCGGACCAGTGGGCCACCACCTCACATCCCGATCCCTCGCCCCTGTTGAAGGCCGTGGCGGCGCGCGCCGGCGTTGTCGGCGGCATTTGTGCGGGAACCCTGGCCCTTGCACGGTCGGGCTTGTTCGAAGGCGCAAAGCACACCAGCAACGGCCGCGACTGGATTCTTCACCATGAGCCCGGCTATGCGGGCGCGGCGAATTACGAGGACGTGCCGCATGCGGTCGCCGATGGCAGGATCGTATCCGCCCCCGGCTCCGCGCCAGGCACGTTCGCGCTTGCGTTCCTGAAGGCGCTCTTTCCGGATCAGGAAGGGCAGCTCGCCGAAATGAAGGCGCTGTTCGCCAAGGAATTCACCGGCGCATCGGCGCGAGCCTCCTGA
- a CDS encoding amino acid ABC transporter ATP-binding protein: MIELSHIEKKFGDHTVLNDVTVTFAEGSVTALVGPSGGGKSTLLRCINLLEIPTSGRVRIGDDAIDFHPGDKIGWAAIQRLRRQTGMVFQNFQLFPHRTAIDNVSEALTTVLKWPRERALQRARELLEKVGLAHKADAWPATLSGGQQQRVAIARALAPSPKVLLCDEPTSALDPELSGEVVEVLAQLAREGTTMVIATHDLRLASTIAQEAIFLDAGVVVEKGLARDIFTNPERQRTKRFIATLTQKPAEQEGSGI, encoded by the coding sequence GTGATCGAGTTGTCGCATATCGAGAAGAAGTTCGGCGATCATACGGTGCTGAACGACGTCACCGTCACCTTCGCGGAAGGCAGCGTTACCGCGCTTGTCGGCCCATCGGGCGGCGGCAAGTCGACGCTGCTGCGCTGCATCAACCTCCTGGAGATCCCGACGTCCGGCCGCGTCCGGATCGGCGACGACGCGATCGATTTCCATCCCGGCGACAAGATCGGCTGGGCCGCCATCCAGCGGCTGCGCCGGCAGACCGGCATGGTGTTCCAGAATTTCCAGCTTTTTCCGCACCGCACCGCCATCGACAATGTGTCCGAGGCGCTGACGACAGTGCTGAAATGGCCGAGGGAGCGGGCCTTGCAACGCGCGAGGGAACTGCTCGAAAAGGTCGGGCTGGCGCACAAGGCCGACGCCTGGCCGGCAACCCTGTCCGGCGGCCAGCAGCAGCGTGTGGCGATCGCCCGGGCGCTGGCGCCCTCGCCCAAGGTGCTGCTTTGCGACGAGCCGACCTCGGCGCTCGATCCAGAACTATCAGGCGAGGTGGTGGAGGTGCTGGCGCAGCTTGCGCGCGAAGGCACCACGATGGTTATCGCCACGCACGATCTGCGTCTCGCTTCCACGATCGCGCAGGAAGCTATCTTCCTCGACGCCGGCGTGGTCGTCGAAAAAGGCCTTGCTCGCGACATTTTCACCAATCCCGAGCGCCAGCGCACCAAGCGCTTCATCGCGACCCTGACCCAGAAGCCCGCCGAGCAGGAAGGCAGCGGCATCTGA
- a CDS encoding esterase-like activity of phytase family protein, with protein sequence MPCHSRLFALTAALAASVTMPAHAEMMFNRIATFVIADNLPADADRTKPTSSEIIAASEDGMTLVYSDSPLGAVGFIDITDPEAPKPAGMLKIEGEPTSVVVSGTKVLAGVNTSESKTKPSGNLAVIDLASKAIESTCDLGGQPDSLALSKGGKFLAVAVENERDEELNDGEIPQMPAGDLKIFTLSAGVPDCATMKTVTLTGIAEVAGDDPEPEFVAFNEAGEIAVTLQENNHIAIVDAETGKIVSHFSAGSASLENIDTKKDGALNFTGKAENVAREPDAVKWLDNDRLVVANEGDYKGGSRGFTIFDRRGKVLFEAGNALDHAAANVGHYPEARNKKGVEPEGLETGKFGDERLFFVALERASLIAVYNDTGAEPEFLQLLPSGVGPEGLIAIPSRNLLVTANEADLVEDGLARSHVMIYERADGPAAYPQITAGLTDDGAPLGWGALSGLAADPAASGKLYAVSDSVYRSAPAIFTVDTTQTPALITAKTIVTRDGVPAQKLDLEGIAPDGDGGFWLASEGNSDKLTPHAIVRVNDKGEIKHEIGFPAELLAHEIRFGLEGITMVGQGDDLMLVMAMQREWKDDPKGQVKLLAYKPKAKEWSAVRYPLDAAGEGWIGLSEITAHNGKLYIVERDNLIGADAKVKRIYSVALDAFKPAALGGELPLVEKALVRNLIGDLRTAANGYVADKVEGFAIDAGGEAFVVTDNDGVDDSSGETLFIRLGNIEAVN encoded by the coding sequence ATGCCCTGCCATTCCCGTCTTTTCGCCCTGACCGCCGCGCTCGCGGCTTCCGTCACGATGCCTGCCCATGCCGAGATGATGTTCAACCGGATCGCCACTTTCGTTATCGCCGACAATTTGCCGGCCGACGCCGACAGAACCAAGCCGACCTCCTCCGAAATCATCGCCGCCAGCGAGGACGGCATGACGCTGGTCTATTCCGATAGCCCGCTCGGAGCCGTCGGCTTCATCGACATCACCGATCCCGAGGCGCCCAAACCGGCGGGCATGCTCAAGATTGAGGGCGAGCCGACCTCGGTCGTCGTTTCAGGCACGAAAGTGCTGGCCGGCGTCAACACGTCGGAAAGCAAGACCAAGCCGTCCGGCAACCTTGCCGTCATCGATCTCGCCTCGAAAGCCATCGAAAGCACTTGCGATCTCGGCGGCCAGCCGGATTCACTTGCATTGAGCAAGGGCGGAAAATTTCTGGCTGTCGCCGTTGAAAACGAGCGCGACGAGGAACTGAACGACGGCGAAATCCCGCAAATGCCCGCGGGCGATTTGAAGATCTTCACGCTCTCGGCGGGCGTGCCCGACTGCGCGACTATGAAGACCGTGACGCTCACCGGCATCGCGGAAGTGGCAGGCGACGATCCGGAGCCGGAATTCGTCGCCTTTAACGAGGCTGGCGAAATCGCCGTGACCCTGCAGGAAAACAACCATATCGCCATTGTCGATGCCGAAACCGGCAAGATCGTCTCGCATTTTTCGGCAGGCTCCGCCTCGCTCGAAAACATCGACACGAAAAAGGACGGCGCGTTGAATTTCACCGGCAAGGCGGAAAATGTCGCGCGCGAGCCCGACGCGGTGAAATGGCTCGACAATGACCGCCTCGTCGTTGCCAATGAGGGCGACTACAAGGGCGGCTCGCGCGGCTTCACCATATTTGATAGGCGCGGCAAGGTCCTGTTCGAGGCCGGCAACGCCCTCGATCACGCCGCGGCCAATGTCGGCCACTACCCGGAGGCCCGGAACAAGAAAGGCGTCGAGCCGGAAGGCCTGGAGACCGGCAAATTCGGCGACGAGCGGCTGTTCTTCGTGGCGCTGGAGCGCGCCTCGCTCATCGCCGTTTACAATGACACCGGCGCCGAGCCGGAGTTCCTCCAGCTTCTGCCCTCGGGCGTTGGGCCCGAAGGCCTGATCGCTATTCCCTCACGCAACCTGCTGGTCACCGCCAACGAAGCGGACCTGGTCGAGGACGGTCTCGCCCGCTCCCATGTCATGATCTACGAGCGCGCCGACGGTCCGGCCGCCTACCCGCAGATCACGGCGGGGCTGACCGACGACGGCGCTCCGCTCGGCTGGGGCGCACTTTCGGGGCTCGCCGCCGACCCGGCGGCTTCCGGCAAGCTCTATGCGGTTTCAGACTCCGTCTATCGCTCCGCACCGGCGATCTTCACCGTCGACACGACCCAAACCCCGGCGCTGATCACCGCAAAGACGATCGTCACCCGCGACGGCGTGCCGGCCCAGAAGCTCGATCTCGAAGGCATTGCACCTGACGGTGATGGCGGCTTCTGGCTGGCTTCGGAAGGCAATTCGGACAAGCTGACGCCGCATGCGATCGTCCGGGTCAACGACAAGGGCGAGATCAAGCATGAAATAGGCTTCCCAGCCGAATTGCTGGCCCATGAAATCCGCTTCGGCCTGGAAGGCATAACCATGGTTGGCCAAGGCGACGACCTCATGCTGGTCATGGCGATGCAGCGCGAATGGAAGGACGATCCCAAAGGCCAGGTGAAACTTCTCGCCTACAAGCCGAAGGCCAAGGAATGGTCGGCCGTGCGCTATCCGCTCGACGCGGCCGGCGAGGGCTGGATCGGCCTGTCGGAAATCACCGCTCACAACGGCAAGCTCTATATCGTCGAGCGCGACAATTTGATCGGCGCGGACGCCAAAGTGAAACGCATCTACAGCGTGGCGCTTGACGCGTTCAAGCCCGCGGCGCTAGGCGGCGAGCTTCCGCTGGTCGAAAAAGCGCTTGTTCGCAACCTTATCGGTGATCTGCGGACGGCCGCCAACGGCTATGTCGCCGACAAGGTCGAGGGCTTCGCCATCGACGCCGGCGGCGAGGCTTTCGTCGTCACCGACAATGACGGCGTCGACGATTCGTCCGGCGAAACCCTCTTCATCCGCCTCGGCAACATCGAAGCCGTCAACTGA
- a CDS encoding YafY family protein: MRRADRLFQIVQHFRGGRLVTAQKLGQWLEVSERTIYRDIADLQSTGVPIDGEAGVGYIMREGFDLPPLMFTRDEIVALVAGARMVRAFGGAAMARAADEALVKIGAVLPDAEKDRIARTEIHTPMWVVSDADRVAIDLIERAVEKRQVLKLDYRDEAGRSSVRDVRPLGLWFWGKVWTLVAWCEMRNDFRAFRIDRIANVAPTDRTFKPERGKTLTDFYRTMERGGEPGDRAAHT; this comes from the coding sequence ATGCGGCGCGCAGACAGACTGTTCCAGATCGTCCAGCATTTTCGGGGTGGCCGGCTCGTCACCGCGCAGAAACTCGGCCAGTGGCTCGAGGTTTCGGAACGCACGATCTACCGAGACATCGCCGATCTCCAGTCGACCGGCGTCCCGATCGATGGCGAAGCCGGCGTCGGTTACATTATGAGAGAGGGTTTCGACCTTCCACCGCTGATGTTCACACGTGACGAGATAGTGGCGCTGGTCGCCGGCGCCCGCATGGTCCGTGCCTTCGGCGGGGCGGCGATGGCGCGCGCCGCCGACGAGGCGCTGGTCAAGATCGGTGCGGTCCTGCCTGACGCCGAAAAGGACCGCATTGCCCGCACCGAGATCCATACGCCGATGTGGGTGGTCAGCGACGCCGACCGCGTCGCCATCGACCTGATCGAGCGGGCCGTCGAAAAGCGCCAGGTGCTGAAACTGGATTACCGCGACGAGGCGGGGCGCAGTTCGGTTCGCGATGTTCGCCCGCTCGGCCTGTGGTTCTGGGGCAAAGTGTGGACGCTGGTGGCGTGGTGCGAGATGCGCAATGATTTTCGCGCGTTCCGCATCGACCGGATCGCGAATGTCGCCCCCACCGACCGCACCTTCAAGCCAGAGCGGGGCAAAACGCTGACCGATTTCTATCGCACCATGGAGCGCGGCGGCGAACCAGGCGACCGGGCGGCCCATACCTGA
- a CDS encoding MFS transporter, which produces MLAAYRPIVSLLRGTAFLLAASGLHGLLLPLRGQEEGFSTAVLGLLGTAWAGGFVTGCFFAPRLVRRAGHVRAFGAFAASGAIVALLTGLIIDEFAWVVLRAFTGFTMAGAFMVIESWLNEKSTNENRGTVFGLYMMVTYASIMAGQMIVAAGDVKSASLFMVTGILFCLSLIPTAVSTQATPQPLQDVALDVKGLYANSPVASVACVLIGIANGAWGTLGAVYGARIGISTAEIALMMSLVVVAGAAMQLPVGRVSDKTDRRFVLAAASLGSAVFGLLVFVATPRSGAFVIATTACYGALAYTLYSLAVAHANDHAKPEEFVKVSGGLLLLYGFGTMIGPVIGALLMGAMRPESVFLATALAHSALAGYTVLRIGRRAPVPVEDREAFKTLPSERGVTPEAVRLDPRTPAEQES; this is translated from the coding sequence ATACTCGCCGCCTACCGACCGATCGTCTCGCTGCTGCGCGGCACCGCCTTTCTACTGGCCGCATCCGGTCTGCACGGCCTGCTCCTGCCCCTGCGCGGCCAGGAGGAAGGGTTTTCGACGGCCGTGCTGGGCCTTTTGGGAACCGCCTGGGCCGGCGGCTTCGTCACCGGCTGCTTCTTTGCCCCGCGTCTCGTGCGCCGCGCCGGCCATGTCCGCGCCTTCGGAGCGTTCGCGGCCTCCGGCGCCATCGTCGCGCTGCTGACTGGGCTGATCATCGACGAATTCGCCTGGGTCGTGCTGCGCGCCTTCACCGGCTTCACAATGGCCGGCGCATTCATGGTCATCGAAAGCTGGCTCAACGAAAAGTCGACCAACGAGAACCGCGGAACCGTGTTCGGCCTCTACATGATGGTCACTTACGCTTCCATCATGGCCGGGCAGATGATCGTTGCCGCCGGAGACGTGAAATCCGCCTCGCTGTTCATGGTCACCGGCATTTTATTCTGCCTGTCGCTGATCCCCACCGCCGTCTCCACCCAGGCGACGCCGCAGCCGCTGCAGGACGTCGCGCTGGACGTCAAGGGCCTCTACGCCAACTCGCCGGTCGCCTCCGTCGCCTGCGTGCTGATCGGCATCGCCAATGGCGCATGGGGTACGCTGGGAGCGGTCTATGGCGCGCGTATCGGCATTTCTACGGCCGAGATAGCGCTGATGATGAGCCTCGTCGTTGTTGCCGGCGCTGCCATGCAATTGCCGGTCGGGCGCGTTTCCGACAAGACCGACCGTCGCTTCGTTCTTGCCGCCGCTTCGTTGGGATCGGCCGTTTTCGGGCTACTGGTCTTCGTGGCGACGCCGCGATCGGGCGCGTTCGTGATCGCCACGACCGCGTGCTACGGCGCGCTCGCCTACACGCTCTATTCGCTGGCCGTCGCCCACGCCAACGACCACGCCAAGCCGGAGGAGTTCGTCAAGGTTTCGGGCGGGCTGCTGCTGCTCTACGGCTTCGGGACGATGATCGGCCCTGTGATCGGCGCTTTGCTGATGGGCGCAATGCGGCCGGAAAGCGTGTTCCTGGCAACCGCGCTCGCCCATTCCGCTCTGGCCGGATACACGGTGCTTCGCATCGGCCGCCGCGCGCCGGTGCCGGTCGAGGATCGCGAAGCCTTCAAGACGCTGCCTTCCGAACGCGGCGTGACCCCGGAGGCGGTGCGGCTCGATCCGCGCACGCCGGCCGAACAAGAGAGTTGA
- a CDS encoding DUF1192 family protein, whose protein sequence is MAIFDDEPKKPASRHEIGQDLSLLSASELSERIAMLRDEIARLEAELKAKGATKSAAEALFSRR, encoded by the coding sequence ATGGCGATCTTCGACGACGAACCGAAAAAACCAGCGAGCCGGCATGAGATCGGCCAGGATCTTTCTTTGCTTTCCGCCTCCGAACTTTCCGAACGGATCGCCATGTTGCGCGACGAGATCGCCCGGCTGGAGGCCGAGCTGAAAGCCAAGGGAGCGACCAAGAGCGCGGCGGAAGCGCTTTTCAGTCGCAGATAG
- a CDS encoding DUF1013 domain-containing protein, translating to MANTLLMPKATAVWLVDNTALSFEQIAQFCGLHPLEVKAIADGESAQGIKGMDPIMTGQLSREEIAKGVADPNHRLKLLDPKVRVPESKRKGPRYTPLSKRQDRPNAILWLVKNHPELKDAQISRLVGTTKSTIDQIRERKHWNSSSLVPMDPVTLGLCSQIDLDIEVQRASHGRQPAAPTGDTLLPASMTERLTPETEKPKDVDKELDADAVFAKLTALKSKDNEEDE from the coding sequence ATGGCCAATACGCTTCTGATGCCGAAGGCGACCGCAGTCTGGCTGGTCGACAATACGGCGCTGTCTTTCGAGCAGATCGCGCAGTTCTGCGGTCTGCACCCGCTCGAGGTGAAGGCGATCGCCGATGGCGAATCGGCGCAGGGGATCAAGGGCATGGACCCGATCATGACCGGCCAGCTCAGCCGCGAGGAGATCGCCAAGGGCGTCGCCGATCCGAACCACCGGCTGAAACTGCTCGACCCGAAGGTGCGCGTGCCCGAATCGAAGCGCAAGGGTCCGCGCTACACGCCGCTGTCGAAGCGCCAGGACCGCCCCAACGCCATCCTCTGGCTGGTCAAGAACCACCCGGAGCTGAAGGATGCACAGATCTCGCGGCTGGTGGGCACCACCAAATCGACAATCGACCAGATCCGCGAGCGCAAGCACTGGAATTCCTCCAGCCTGGTACCGATGGACCCGGTGACGCTCGGCCTCTGCTCGCAGATCGACCTCGACATCGAGGTGCAGCGCGCCTCGCATGGCAGGCAGCCGGCGGCTCCGACTGGCGATACGCTGCTGCCGGCCTCGATGACCGAGCGGCTGACGCCGGAGACTGAGAAGCCGAAGGATGTGGACAAGGAACTCGACGCCGACGCCGTGTTCGCGAAGCTGACGGCGCTGAAGTCGAAGGATAACGAGGAAGACGAGTAG
- a CDS encoding ABC transporter permease subunit (The N-terminal region of this protein, as described by TIGR01726, is a three transmembrane segment that identifies a subfamily of ABC transporter permease subunits, which specificities that include histidine, arginine, glutamine, glutamate, L-cystine (sic), the opines (in Agrobacterium) octopine and nopaline, etc.): MPHWLQLMFDSLGPLLWAGLVFTIPLTLLSFALGLSLGLVSALIRLFGPRPLAAIIRFYVWIIRGTPLLVQLFLIFYGLPSIGIVLDAFPAALIGFTLNIGAYTSEIIRAAISSVAKGQWEASFSIGMSWGQTMRRTILPQAARVAVPPLSNTFISLVKDTSLAAAITVPELFQAAQRIVATTYEPLILYVQAALIYLAISSVLSALQARLETRLGRYGGFMEARS, encoded by the coding sequence GTGCCGCACTGGCTGCAATTGATGTTCGATTCGCTCGGCCCGCTTTTGTGGGCCGGTCTCGTTTTCACCATACCGCTGACGCTGCTGTCCTTCGCTCTCGGCCTCAGCCTGGGACTGGTCTCGGCGCTGATCCGCCTCTTCGGGCCGAGGCCGCTTGCGGCAATCATCCGCTTCTACGTCTGGATCATCCGCGGCACGCCGCTGCTGGTCCAGCTTTTCCTCATCTTTTACGGCCTGCCCTCGATCGGCATCGTCCTCGACGCGTTTCCAGCCGCGCTCATCGGCTTTACGCTGAACATCGGCGCCTACACCTCAGAGATCATCCGCGCGGCTATCTCGTCGGTCGCCAAGGGCCAGTGGGAGGCGTCCTTCTCGATCGGAATGTCGTGGGGCCAGACCATGCGCCGCACCATCCTGCCGCAGGCCGCCCGCGTCGCAGTGCCGCCGCTGTCGAACACCTTCATCTCGCTGGTCAAGGACACATCGCTCGCCGCCGCCATCACCGTGCCGGAGCTGTTCCAGGCGGCCCAGCGCATCGTCGCCACCACCTACGAGCCGCTGATCCTCTACGTGCAGGCGGCGCTCATCTATCTCGCGATCAGCTCGGTGCTTTCGGCGCTGCAGGCGAGGCTCGAGACGCGCCTCGGCCGCTATGGCGGCTTCATGGAGGCGCGCTCGTGA
- a CDS encoding NAD(P)H-quinone oxidoreductase: MANGDKIPAKMTAVAISQPGGPLVLKPEKRDVPTPGEGEILIRVRAAGVNRPDVAQRKGAYPPPPGASDLPGLEVSGEVVAVGQGASRWRLGDAVCALTPGGGYAEYAKVHESHALPVPQGFTLTEAAALPETFFTVWHNVFERGGLKAGETLLVHGGSSGIGTTAIQLASALGAYVITTAGSAEKCEACLKLGADRAVNYRKQDFVAAVKQATDGRGANVVLDMVGGDYVGRNYDAAAVEGRIVQIATQGGAVASADFSKLMVKRLVHTGSTLRPRTVEVKGQIAAALEAQVWPLLAARRVVPVMDMIFPLREAWRAHERMEEGEHIGKIVLDVA, encoded by the coding sequence ATGGCCAATGGAGACAAGATACCGGCGAAGATGACGGCGGTGGCGATTTCGCAGCCCGGCGGACCGCTGGTGCTGAAGCCGGAAAAGCGCGACGTGCCGACGCCCGGCGAAGGTGAGATCCTCATTCGCGTACGCGCAGCCGGGGTCAATCGACCCGACGTGGCACAGCGCAAGGGAGCGTATCCGCCGCCACCCGGCGCCTCCGACCTGCCCGGCCTCGAAGTGTCCGGCGAAGTGGTGGCCGTCGGTCAGGGCGCCAGTCGCTGGCGTTTGGGCGACGCGGTATGCGCGCTGACGCCGGGCGGCGGTTACGCCGAATACGCTAAGGTGCATGAAAGCCACGCGCTGCCCGTGCCGCAGGGGTTCACGCTGACCGAGGCGGCGGCGCTGCCGGAAACCTTCTTCACCGTCTGGCACAATGTGTTCGAGCGCGGCGGGCTGAAGGCAGGCGAAACGCTGCTCGTCCATGGCGGCTCGTCGGGCATCGGCACCACTGCGATCCAGCTCGCCTCGGCCCTCGGCGCCTATGTGATCACCACCGCCGGCTCCGCAGAAAAATGCGAAGCCTGCCTGAAGCTCGGCGCGGACCGCGCGGTCAACTACCGCAAGCAGGATTTCGTCGCGGCCGTGAAGCAGGCGACAGACGGGCGCGGCGCCAATGTCGTTCTCGACATGGTAGGCGGCGACTATGTCGGCCGCAACTACGATGCGGCGGCCGTCGAGGGCCGTATCGTGCAGATCGCCACGCAGGGCGGGGCGGTGGCGAGCGCCGATTTTTCCAAGCTGATGGTCAAGCGCCTCGTGCATACCGGGTCGACGCTCCGGCCGCGCACTGTCGAGGTCAAGGGGCAGATCGCGGCGGCGCTCGAGGCCCAGGTCTGGCCGCTGCTGGCGGCGCGGCGGGTTGTTCCGGTAATGGACATGATCTTCCCGCTCAGGGAAGCCTGGCGGGCGCATGAGCGGATGGAGGAGGGCGAGCACATCGGCAAGATCGTGCTGGATGTGGCCTGA